One Falco biarmicus isolate bFalBia1 chromosome 13, bFalBia1.pri, whole genome shotgun sequence genomic region harbors:
- the LOC130158199 gene encoding lysosomal amino acid transporter 1 homolog isoform X1 produces MKRKSRFCDDWQSSFMGLEITVISSIRLDAEVFSQRIFSIGKRICGFTWGKNGGRNKLLKLNLGPGTMASQLYTHAFNISPIEDRRLCINGTPWIWHLLEECVENAWEYWSVVIGLISIVCFLFAALPQIYVACQNGRVDQALSLGFLLGWIAGDLTNFIGCYLTNQLPIQIVTAIFYVNMDIIMISQFVYYKLKNQKTTKCSKSLKSFCITWIVVCIALCVTLLCQLLLRNKDQSTVIERSNTSLDMIEMSGFICGYISCVFYLGSRFPQLYKNFQRRSTEGTSYLLFALAMVGNCTYGLSLVLKMPATESFRALYFLHHLPWLIGSFGVLFLDIFVTAQFILYRQHKERESGLVALEVEPLLVNEEAA; encoded by the exons atgaaaagaaaaagcaggttttgcGATGACTGGCAAA GTTCGTTTATGGGATTGGAAATAACTGTGATATCAAGCATCCGTCTGGATGCAGAGGTCTTTTCACAGAGGATATTCAGCATTGGTAAACGGATTTGCGGATTTACATGGGGTAAAAATGGAGGCAGaaataaacttctgaaattGAATCTCGGTCCAGGAACGATGGCTTCTCAGCTGTATACACATGCTTTCAATATCTCCCCAATAGAGGATAGGAGATTGTGCATAAATGGAACACCATGGATTTGGCATCTCCTAGAAGAATGTGTCGAGAATGCGTGGGAGTATTGGAGCGTTGTCATAGGACTGATTTCCattgtctgttttctgtttgctgcacTACC TCAAATTTACGTTGCCTGTCAGAATGGAAGAGTGGATCAAGCGCTGTCTTTGGGCTTTCTGCTGGGATGGATAGCTGGAGATCTTACAAATTTCATAGGCTGCTATTTAACAAATCAACTGCCAATTCAG ATTGTCACTGCCATTTTTTATGTTAACATGGATATAATTATGATTTCACAATTTGTCTACTATAAGCTCAAGAATCAGAAGACGACAAAAT GCAGCAAAAGCCTGAAGAGTTTCTGTATAACCTGGATCGTGGTGTGTATAGCACTGTGTGTTACCTTACTCTGTCAGCTGCTACTAAGAAACAAAGACCAGAGTACAGTAATTGAAAGAAGTAAT accTCTCTTGATATGATTGAAATGTCAGGCTTCATTTGTGGTTATATATCCTGTGTGTTTTACTTGGGAAGTAGATTTCCGCAGCTGTATAAAAAT TTCCAAAGAAGATCAACAGAAGGCACCTCTTACCTGCTGTTTGCATTAGCCATGGTGGGAAACTGTACCTATGGACTGAGCCTTGTTTTAAAGATGCCAGCTACTGAATCCTTCCGGGCACTCTACTTCTTACACCATCTTCCATGGCTCATTGGGAGCTTTGGAGTTTTGTTTCTAGACATTTTT
- the LOC130158199 gene encoding lysosomal amino acid transporter 1 homolog isoform X2: MKRKSRFCDDWQSSFMGLEITVISSIRLDAEVFSQRIFSIGKRICGFTWGKNGGRNKLLKLNLGPGTMASQLYTHAFNISPIEDRRLCINGTPWIWHLLEECVENAWEYWSVVIGLISIVCFLFAALPQIYVACQNGRVDQALSLGFLLGWIAGDLTNFIGCYLTNQLPIQIVTAIFYVNMDIIMISQFVYYKLKNQKTTKCSKSLKSFCITWIVVCIALCVTLLCQLLLRNKDQSTVIERSNTSLDMIEMSGFICGYISCVFYLGSRFPQLYKNFQRRSTEGTSYLLFALAMVGNCTYGLSLVLKMPATESFRALYFLHHLPWLIGSFGVLFLDIFVSFSCYSWSFSE; this comes from the exons atgaaaagaaaaagcaggttttgcGATGACTGGCAAA GTTCGTTTATGGGATTGGAAATAACTGTGATATCAAGCATCCGTCTGGATGCAGAGGTCTTTTCACAGAGGATATTCAGCATTGGTAAACGGATTTGCGGATTTACATGGGGTAAAAATGGAGGCAGaaataaacttctgaaattGAATCTCGGTCCAGGAACGATGGCTTCTCAGCTGTATACACATGCTTTCAATATCTCCCCAATAGAGGATAGGAGATTGTGCATAAATGGAACACCATGGATTTGGCATCTCCTAGAAGAATGTGTCGAGAATGCGTGGGAGTATTGGAGCGTTGTCATAGGACTGATTTCCattgtctgttttctgtttgctgcacTACC TCAAATTTACGTTGCCTGTCAGAATGGAAGAGTGGATCAAGCGCTGTCTTTGGGCTTTCTGCTGGGATGGATAGCTGGAGATCTTACAAATTTCATAGGCTGCTATTTAACAAATCAACTGCCAATTCAG ATTGTCACTGCCATTTTTTATGTTAACATGGATATAATTATGATTTCACAATTTGTCTACTATAAGCTCAAGAATCAGAAGACGACAAAAT GCAGCAAAAGCCTGAAGAGTTTCTGTATAACCTGGATCGTGGTGTGTATAGCACTGTGTGTTACCTTACTCTGTCAGCTGCTACTAAGAAACAAAGACCAGAGTACAGTAATTGAAAGAAGTAAT accTCTCTTGATATGATTGAAATGTCAGGCTTCATTTGTGGTTATATATCCTGTGTGTTTTACTTGGGAAGTAGATTTCCGCAGCTGTATAAAAAT TTCCAAAGAAGATCAACAGAAGGCACCTCTTACCTGCTGTTTGCATTAGCCATGGTGGGAAACTGTACCTATGGACTGAGCCTTGTTTTAAAGATGCCAGCTACTGAATCCTTCCGGGCACTCTACTTCTTACACCATCTTCCATGGCTCATTGGGAGCTTTGGAGTTTTGTTTCTAGACATTTTTGTATCCTTTTCCTGTTACAGCTGGAGTTTCTCAGAATAG
- the LOC130158199 gene encoding lysosomal amino acid transporter 1 homolog isoform X3, with product MKRKSRFCDDWQSSFMGLEITVISSIRLDAEVFSQRIFSIGKRICGFTWEDRRLCINGTPWIWHLLEECVENAWEYWSVVIGLISIVCFLFAALPQIYVACQNGRVDQALSLGFLLGWIAGDLTNFIGCYLTNQLPIQIVTAIFYVNMDIIMISQFVYYKLKNQKTTKCSKSLKSFCITWIVVCIALCVTLLCQLLLRNKDQSTVIERSNTSLDMIEMSGFICGYISCVFYLGSRFPQLYKNFQRRSTEGTSYLLFALAMVGNCTYGLSLVLKMPATESFRALYFLHHLPWLIGSFGVLFLDIFVTAQFILYRQHKERESGLVALEVEPLLVNEEAA from the exons atgaaaagaaaaagcaggttttgcGATGACTGGCAAA GTTCGTTTATGGGATTGGAAATAACTGTGATATCAAGCATCCGTCTGGATGCAGAGGTCTTTTCACAGAGGATATTCAGCATTGGTAAACGGATTTGCGGATTTACATGGG AGGATAGGAGATTGTGCATAAATGGAACACCATGGATTTGGCATCTCCTAGAAGAATGTGTCGAGAATGCGTGGGAGTATTGGAGCGTTGTCATAGGACTGATTTCCattgtctgttttctgtttgctgcacTACC TCAAATTTACGTTGCCTGTCAGAATGGAAGAGTGGATCAAGCGCTGTCTTTGGGCTTTCTGCTGGGATGGATAGCTGGAGATCTTACAAATTTCATAGGCTGCTATTTAACAAATCAACTGCCAATTCAG ATTGTCACTGCCATTTTTTATGTTAACATGGATATAATTATGATTTCACAATTTGTCTACTATAAGCTCAAGAATCAGAAGACGACAAAAT GCAGCAAAAGCCTGAAGAGTTTCTGTATAACCTGGATCGTGGTGTGTATAGCACTGTGTGTTACCTTACTCTGTCAGCTGCTACTAAGAAACAAAGACCAGAGTACAGTAATTGAAAGAAGTAAT accTCTCTTGATATGATTGAAATGTCAGGCTTCATTTGTGGTTATATATCCTGTGTGTTTTACTTGGGAAGTAGATTTCCGCAGCTGTATAAAAAT TTCCAAAGAAGATCAACAGAAGGCACCTCTTACCTGCTGTTTGCATTAGCCATGGTGGGAAACTGTACCTATGGACTGAGCCTTGTTTTAAAGATGCCAGCTACTGAATCCTTCCGGGCACTCTACTTCTTACACCATCTTCCATGGCTCATTGGGAGCTTTGGAGTTTTGTTTCTAGACATTTTT